A segment of the Bacteroidota bacterium genome:
GAAATACAACCACGAAATAAAGTACACCGAAGCATTAACAGGAGCAGCTGCAATTGATGCAGTAGGAGAGCCTTATCCTGATTCAACCCACGAAGTATGTATGGCTGCAGATGCTGTATTGTTCGGAGCTATCGGACTTCCAAAGTACGATAACGACCCATCTGCAAAAGTACGTCCTGAGCAGGGATTGCTTAAAATGCGTCAGAAGTTAGGATTGTTCGCTAACGTGCGTCCAACATTTACATTTCCTTCTTTGATTGATAAATCTCCATTGAAAAGAGAACGTATCGAAGGTACTGACTTAGTATTCTTACGTGAGCTTACAGGTGGTGCTTATTTCGGAGAAAGAGGTCGTAAAGATGATGGAAACACAGCTTACGATACCATGATTTATACTCGTATGGAAGTACAACGTATTGCAAAAGCAGCTTTCGAAATGGCTATGACACGTAGCAAGAGACTTTGTTTGGTAGATAAAGCAAACGTACTTGAGTCTTCAAGACTTTGGAGAGAAACTGTGCAGGCAATGGAAAAAGACTACCCGGAAGTTGAGGTAGCTTACGAATTGGTTGATGCAGTAGCTATGCGTTTGGTACAATGGCCAAACTCTTACGATGTATTGGTAACTGAAAACTTATTCGGAGATATACTTACTGATGAGGCTTCTGTAATTTCGGGCTCAATGGGATTAATGCCTTCAGCATCAAAAGGAGAGCATACCGATCTTTACGAGCCAATTCACGGATCATATCCACAGGCAGCCGGAAAAGATATCGCTAACCCCTTGGCTACAATTTTATCTGCAGCTATGATGTTAGAAGATACTTTCAAACTTAAAGAAGAAGCACAGGCTATAAAAGATGTAGTAAACAAATCGCTTACCGAAGGTATTGTTACAGAGGATTTAGCAGTAGAAGGCACTAAAGCATATAAGACCAGCGAAGTAGGAAACTGGTTGGCTGAGAATGTATAATACTTAAAACTATATTTTCTTTGAATTTGCGTTAATCTGCGTAATCTGCCGGCATTTTTTCTCCCGCTGATTACACAGATTTTCGCAATTTTTTTTTATTAAAAACAAACTATCATGCCCTCTGCTTGGCAATTGAACCCGAATCGATCAGTGAAGAGGTTTTGACGACAAAAATTAAATTAATTGCTGATTAAAGTACAGAGTAATGCCGGGTAAAAACTCTGCACATATTTGCGGTTAAAATAGTTATCATCCGAAGTATTAAAGTATTTTATTTATTTGCTTTTTTTTTATATTGCAAAGCATTAACCAAACCCATATCACAATTGAAAATAATTATCCTAGATGATCATCAGATGTTTGCTGACGGATTATATCAAATTTTGACATCAAACTTCGATAATATTGATATTTACTCCTTCAGATCGATAAAAAATCTAAAAAAAGAAATAGTTGACTTTTCTGAAATCGATTTATTTATTAGTGACATAGAACTTCCGGAAGAAAATATCTTCGAATTATTTGAGGAAATGAAATTATCTCAGCCAAAAATACCGATACTGGTAATTTCCATGCATAATAAACTCTCTGTTATAAAAAAATGCATGAACCTGAATATTGAAGGATTTATCCTGAAAGACGATTCTATAAATATCAAACAAGTTGTTGACAATATGTTGGCGGGCGAAAACTATTACTCTCCAAAAGTAATGGCTACCTACAAAATATTAAGCATTGAATCAAAAGAACTTACGCCTCGCGAAGAGCAAATATTAGCACTTTTAAGCAACGGTAAATTGAGCTATGAAATATCAGATGAACTTCACATTAGTGAACATACATTGAAAACCCATATTAAAAACATAAAGAGGAAACTGGGTCTGTCTA
Coding sequences within it:
- the leuB gene encoding 3-isopropylmalate dehydrogenase; amino-acid sequence: MKLNIALLAGDGIGPEIIAQAVKVCNAVAKKYNHEIKYTEALTGAAAIDAVGEPYPDSTHEVCMAADAVLFGAIGLPKYDNDPSAKVRPEQGLLKMRQKLGLFANVRPTFTFPSLIDKSPLKRERIEGTDLVFLRELTGGAYFGERGRKDDGNTAYDTMIYTRMEVQRIAKAAFEMAMTRSKRLCLVDKANVLESSRLWRETVQAMEKDYPEVEVAYELVDAVAMRLVQWPNSYDVLVTENLFGDILTDEASVISGSMGLMPSASKGEHTDLYEPIHGSYPQAAGKDIANPLATILSAAMMLEDTFKLKEEAQAIKDVVNKSLTEGIVTEDLAVEGTKAYKTSEVGNWLAENV
- a CDS encoding response regulator transcription factor, producing MKIIILDDHQMFADGLYQILTSNFDNIDIYSFRSIKNLKKEIVDFSEIDLFISDIELPEENIFELFEEMKLSQPKIPILVISMHNKLSVIKKCMNLNIEGFILKDDSINIKQVVDNMLAGENYYSPKVMATYKILSIESKELTPREEQILALLSNGKLSYEISDELHISEHTLKTHIKNIKRKLGLSKTNELIIYYFNNYVK